In the genome of Anabrus simplex isolate iqAnaSimp1 chromosome 6, ASM4041472v1, whole genome shotgun sequence, one region contains:
- the LOC137501225 gene encoding uncharacterized protein, with protein MNQSHLKRYIVDEMLHSEGHTVLRLPPYHSFFNAIEFVWSVAKQYYNKTVASRPGHGLDRATAVWKESLDQVTAEMWRNEVKHTEKKIVEFYNNEVRGLPEVEELVIHHGSSESEEEDEEDEEEEEEERREAEELAVPL; from the exons atgaatcaaagtcacttaaagag gtacattgttgacgagatgctgcacagtgaaggccatactgtcttacgacttcctccataccactcatttttcaatgccatcgaatttgtatggtctgtggcaaaacagtattataacaaaacagtggcttcaagacctggtcacggattggacagagctacagctgtgtggaaagaatctcttgatcag gtgacagcagagatgtggagaaatgaagtaaaacacactgagaagaagattgtcgagttctacaataatgaggtgagaggtcttcctgaagtggaggaactagtcattcatcatggaagcagtgaatcggaggaggaagatgaagaagatgaagaagaagaagaagaagaaagaagagaagccgaggagttagctgtaccattgtaa